The Chrysiogenia bacterium genome includes a region encoding these proteins:
- a CDS encoding crotonase/enoyl-CoA hydratase family protein, which translates to MSELVITTIENGVADVRLNRPEKHNGLSTAMFEEITAAGEALKSDKSVRAVVLSGNGPSFCSGLDVGGASMNPASVAEKMKAIAGSPANFFQKPAWVWKELEVPVIAAIHGATFGGGLQIALGADIRIAHPETKLSVMEVQLGLIPDMTASATLRELLPLDVAKELALTGKKISGVEAAELGLVTRVADDPLAEATALAKEIASRNPDATRGIKVMFDANWYCSTQEALAREAELQMKIIGSKNHMEAMAARFQKRDAKFDDRK; encoded by the coding sequence ATGTCCGAGCTCGTCATCACCACCATCGAAAACGGAGTCGCCGACGTGCGACTCAACCGCCCCGAAAAGCACAACGGCCTCTCGACGGCGATGTTTGAAGAGATCACCGCCGCCGGCGAGGCGCTCAAGTCCGACAAGTCGGTGCGCGCGGTCGTCCTCTCGGGCAACGGGCCGAGTTTCTGTTCGGGTCTCGATGTGGGCGGCGCGTCCATGAACCCGGCGAGCGTTGCCGAGAAGATGAAGGCCATCGCGGGAAGCCCCGCCAACTTCTTCCAGAAGCCCGCCTGGGTATGGAAGGAACTGGAGGTCCCGGTGATCGCCGCCATCCACGGCGCGACCTTCGGCGGCGGCCTGCAGATTGCGCTCGGCGCGGACATCCGCATTGCCCATCCGGAGACAAAGCTCAGCGTGATGGAAGTGCAGCTCGGACTCATCCCCGATATGACGGCCAGTGCCACCCTGCGCGAACTGCTTCCCCTGGATGTGGCCAAGGAGCTCGCGCTCACGGGCAAGAAAATCAGCGGCGTCGAAGCCGCCGAGCTTGGACTCGTCACCCGCGTGGCCGATGACCCGCTTGCCGAGGCCACTGCGCTGGCAAAGGAAATCGCCTCGCGCAATCCCGATGCCACGCGCGGCATCAAAGTGATGTTCGATGCCAATTGGTATTGCAGCACGCAGGAAGCGCTCGCCCGCGAGGCGGAGTTGCAGATGAAGATCATCGGCTCCAAGAACCACATGGAAGCCATGGCCGCGCGCTTCCAGAAGCGCGACGCGAAGTTCGACGACCGCAAGTAG